Part of the Pseudomonas sp. ADAK13 genome is shown below.
AAACGCCCGGATCGCGCACGTAATCCAGCAGGTCATTGCTCTCGTTGTAGTGAATGCCCAGGCTCTGTTCCTGGATGAACGCGTTGTAGCAAACCGCGTCCAGCTGCAGGCACGCCGCCAGGGCAATCGGGCCGAGCGGGCAGTGCAGGGCGAGGGCCACGTCGTAGGCTTCGGCCATGTTGGCGATCTTGCGGGTTTCGGTGATACCGCCGGCGTGGGAAGCATCCGGCTGGATGATGTCGACGTAGCCTTCGCTGAGCACGCGCTTGAAGTCCCAGCGCGAGAACAGGCGCTCGCCGAGGGCAATCGGGGTGCTGGTGAGCGGCGCCAGCTCTTTCAGCGCTTCGTAGTTTTCGCTGAGCACCGGCTCTTCGATAAACATCAGTTTGTAGGGGTCGAGTTCCTTCATCAGCACCTTGGCCATGGGCTTGTGCACCCGGCCATGGAAGTCGACGCCGATGCCCACGTTCGGGCCTACCGCATCACGCACGGCGGCCACGTTGGCCAGGGCCTGGTCGACCTTTTCGAAGCTGTCGAGAAATTGCAGTTCTTCGGTGCCGTTCATTTTGACGGCGGTAAAACCACGGGCCACGGCTTCCTTGGCGGCGCGGGCGGTGTCTGCCGGGCGGTCGCCACCGATCCACGAGTACACGCGGATCTTGTCGCGCACCTGGCCACCCAGCAGGTCGCTGACCGACACACCAAGAGCCTTGCCCTTGATGTCCCACAGCGCCTGGTCGATACCGGCGAGGGCGCTCATATGGATCGCGCCGCCACGGTAGAAACCGCCGCGGTAGAGCACGGTCCAGATGTCTTCGATATTGCGTGGGTCTTTGCCGATCAAGTAGTCGGAAAGTTCTTCGACGGCGGCCGCCACGGTGTGGGCGCGGCCCTCGACCACAGGCTCGCCCCAACCGGTCACGCCCTGGTCGGTTTCAACCTTGAGGAAGCACCAGCGCGGCGGGACGATGAAGGTGGTCAGTTTGGTGATTTTCATCTTCTTATCTCTCTTGTAGATGGAGAACGCTGGTCAGCCCAGGGCATTCCAGGCTGTGACGTAGGCCTGGGCGTTGCTGGCAACCTGGTCGACGCTCATGCCCGGCTTGAATAACCCGGAGCCCAGGCCGAAGCCTTTGACGCCCGCGTCGAAAAATACCTGCATGTTGTCCGGGGTGATGCCGCCCACCGGCAGCAGCACCGTGCCGGCGGGCAGTACCGCGAGCCAGGCCTTGACCACCGCCGGGCCCATTTGCTCGGCCGGGAACAGCTTCAGCACGTCGGCGCCTTCAGCCAGCGCGGCAAACGCTTCGGTCGGGGTGGCCACACCTGGCGACAGGTACAGGCCCGCGGCCTTGGCAGCCCGCAGCACCTTGGCGTCACTGTGGGGCATGACGATCACTTGGCCACCGGCCGCTTTGACTTGATGGACCTGCTCCGGGGTCAGCACGGTGCCGGCGCCGATCAGGCAATCGGCGGGCAGGCTGTCCCGCAGGATACGGATGCTGGTGTAGGGATCCGGCGAGTTGAGCGGTACTTCGATGACCCTGAAGCCCGCCTTGTACAACACCTCGCCGATCGCCAATGCCTCGTCCGGTCGCAGGCCGCGCAGGATCGCGATCAAACCGTTGTGTGTCAGTGCTTGCTTGAGCATGTCGGGCCTCTCGTCAGGTTGCAGGCAGCAGCCCCGCCGCCATGGCCAGTTGCCAAAGGCCACGTTCGGTAGCCTCCTGCGCCAGGGTCACGTGGGGGAAGCCGCAGAGTTGGAGTGCACGCTGGTAGCGGGTGCAGAGTTGGGTTGCGCCCACCAGGACGATGTCTCGCTGTCGGGCAGGCTGGCGGGTGCGCAGGCCCATGAGTTCGTGGCCGATCAGCAGGCCGGACAAATAGTCCGGCTGCTCGTCCGGCGCCAGCTCGCCGGTCAGGCCCAGGGTGCGGGCGCTGAACAAGGTCGATAACAGGCCGGCCTGGCCGTCTGCCGACTGCGCCACCTGCACGCCGCGATCAAAAGCCGCCGCCTGGAACTGTTCGGAAGGGCGTTGGGTTCGCCCCAAAATACTGTGCTGGCTGAGCACGGCGAACAGCTCGCCGGTCATGAAGGTGTCGAAGTGGGTGATGCAGCCTTCCACCACGTCCACCCACTTGGAGTGGCTGCCCGGCAGGCCGATCAGTACGTCGCGCCCGTTCGTCGCAGGCAGGCTTTGCAACACGCCGAGCACCTGGGTTTCTTCGCCGCGCATCACGTTGGGCAACGCGCCGCGTTGAATCACGCCAGGCACGATGTGCACCAGAGCGCCGCGCAAGCTGCGCACACCCTGCAGCGCCTGGCCGAGGGTGGAAACATCCGCCGGGGTGTCGCGGTAAGCCGCCTCGCTCCAGCCCTGGGCGCTGCCGACCATGCCGCAGGCGATGACGGGGAGGCCGGGTTGGGCGTCGAGCCAGTCACCGCAGGCCGCGTCGAATGCCAACTCGAAACCGTTACTGCTGCGAACACCGGCAATGTCCCGGGGTTCGGTGGGCAAGTGCATGATCCCCGACGCCAGGGCACGTCGTTCGATCACGACGCCTGCCGGGCCGAGCTTATAAGCACGAAGGGAACTGGTTCCCCAATCGAGCGCGATCAATTGCGCCTGCATCGCTTCACCTGAGTGTTCTGAGCGGATGAGGCGAATATAAACCCAAGACCGTTAAAGTCTCAATATATAAATATCAGTCCCATATATAGGGAATGCGAACACTCAGAATATCGACAAGTCCAGCGTGCGCATCGCCCCCATCCAGATCGCGTGTTCGGTGTGGTCCTTGAGGTCATCGCCGGTGGTGGGGTGCAGGAACACCACCAGGCCGTTGCGGTTGAGTGCCAGCCACGGCAGCACGACGCCGATGTATTCCGGGTCGAACGCCAGCTGGCAGCTCCAGTCCGGGTGCGGGCCCACCGGGCGCTCATGCACCCGGCCCATGCGCAGCGGGAACATTTGCGCGGCGTCTTCGCAGAGTTTGCGCGCCTGATCGATCGTGTTGGCGTCAAAGTAGATGTGGGCGTGGTAGCCCTTGATACGTTGCATGACAGGCTCCGGGCTCAATGATCGGCAAATCCTAGACCGCAATGGACGGCAGGGCCAGACCGGTCAGCGATTGTGCGCTACTGGCCTGCTCGGCCATCAGCCAGTCGACGAAACGCTCGATCAACTGGCTGCGACGTTTGCGCTGGGGCAGCACCACGTAATAGCCGAAGCGCGAGATCACCGTGTCGCCAATCGGCCGGCACAGCCACTTTTGCTCCAGCAAGTTATCCACAAGGTGGCGCCAGCCGATGGCCACGCCCTGGCCGGCAATCGCCGCCTGGATCAACAGGGTGTAATTGTCGAAACGCAATTGGCCCGGAGTGGGCGCCGTGGTGATGCCCAGTTCGCGGAATACGCCACCCCAGTCGAACCACTGGTTGTTGTTTTGCTGGCGCAGGTGCAGCAAGGGAAACTCCAGCAGGCTTTGCACCGGCAGCGGCGCGTCGCGGCCCTGAATGAGCTGCGGGCTGCACACCGGGAACACTTCCTCGTTGAACAGCCAATGACTGTCGCCCTGTTTGAAGCGGCCATCACCGAACAGCACCGCCACATCGATATCGCTGCGCAACGTGGCGTGATTGCGTTCGCTGGTGACCAGGCTCACGTCCACCTGCGGGTTGGCTTCATGGAAGCGGTGCAGGCGTGGCATCAGCCAATAGGCGGCGAAGGCAAAGTCTGTCGCCACCTGCAGGACTTCGTGCTGGTCCTGCTCGGCAATCGCACTCAGGCCCTGGTTGATGCTCTGTAGACCAGCCTGCACCTGCTCGAACAACAGGGCGCCCGCGTCGGTCAACTCGATGCCCCGGTAAATGCGATCAAACAGCCGCACCTTCAGCTGTTCTTCCAAACGCTTGATCTGCTGGCTGATGGCCGGCTGGGTGGTGCCCAACTCCATGGCCGCCGCCGTAAAGCTGCGTTGGCGCGCAGCGGCTTCAAACGCGCGCAGCAAATCGAGTGACAGGTGACCGAGGGATTCATACATAAGCTGGGCTTATCCTAGACATTGCTTCTCATGGGCTTTACCACGATTTCCATGGCCTGCATGCTCATTCGCATAAACGTTGACTATGGAATGCCGCGAAACCATGAAGCGCAAGAACATTCTTTTCATCATGGCCGATCAAATGGCCGCGCCGATGCTTCCGTTCTACGGTCCTTCGCCTATCAAACTGCCGAACTTGAGCCGCCTCGCCGCTGAGGGCGTGGTGTTCGACGCCGCTTACTGCAACAGCCCGCTGTGCGCACCCTCGCGCTTTACCCTGGTGAGCGGCCAGTTGCCGAGCAAGATCGGCGCCTACGACAACGCAGCCGATTTCCCCGCCGACGTGCCGACCTATGCCCACTACCTGCGTCGCCTCGGCTACCGCACGGCGCTGTCCGGCAAGATGCACTTTTGCGGTCCCGACCAACTCCACGGTTATGAAGAACGCCTGACCAGTGATATCTACCCGGCCGACTATGGCTGGGCAGTGAACTGGGATGAGCCGGAGGTGCGCCCCACCTGGTACCACAACATGGCGTCGGTGCTGCAAGCCGGGCCGTGCGTGCGTACCAACCAGCTGGATTTCGACGAAGAGGTGGTGTTCAAGGCCCAGCAATACCTGTTCGACCATATCCGCGAGGACGGCGACCAGCCGTTCTGCCTGACCGTGTCGATGACTCACCCACACGACCCGTACACCATTCCCAAGCCGTTCTGGGACCTGTACGACGACAACGACATCCCGTTGCCCACAACCCCGCCACAGGCTGACCTGGACCCGCACTCCCAGCGCCTGCTCAAGGTCTACGACCTGTGGGACAAGCCGCTGCCGGTGAACAAGATCCGCGATGCGCGCCGCGCCTACTTCGGCGCGTGCAGCTACATCGACAGCAACGTCGGCAAGCTCCTGCAAACCCTGGAAGACACAGGGCTGGCCGACGACACCATCATCATCTTCTCCGGCGACCACGGCGACATGCTCGGCGAGCGCGGGCTCTGGTACAAAATGCACTGGTTTGAAATGGCCGCCCGGGTGCCGCTGCTGATCAGCGCGCCGGGGCAGTTTGCCGCCGGCCGCGTGACGGCCGCCGTGTCCACCGCCGACCTGCTGCCGACCCTGGTGGAACTGGCCGGCGGTAAGCTGGACCCGAGGCTGCCGCTGGACGGCCGCTCGCTGGTCTCGCACTTGCAAGGGCAGGGCGGGCATGACGAAGTGTTCGGCGAATACATGGCCGAGGGCACCATCAGCCCGCTGATGATGATTCGCCGTGGCGCCTACAAGTTCATCTACAGCGAGGACGATCCTTGCCTGTTGTTCGATGTACCCAACGACCCGCACGAGCGGGAAGACCTCAGCCAGTCACCGGAACACCGGCCACTGTTCGAGGCGTTTTTGAGTGAGGCGCGGGCCAAATGGGACATCCCGGCGATCCACCAGCAGGTGCTCGCCAGCCAACGCCGTCGCCGCCTGGTGTTCGAGGCGCTGACCCAAGGCAAGCTGAAGAGCTGGGACCACCAGCCACTGGTAGACGCCAGTCAGCAATACATGCGCAACCACATCGACCTCGACGATCTGGAGCGCAAGGCACGTTTTCCACAACCCTGCCAAAACCAATAAAACTGAGGGGAAGGCCATGCAAAAGTTATCCACCGTGGTGAGCGTTGCGCTGCTGGCATTGAGCAGTGCCGGCGCCTACGCGGACACAAGCTGCGACACCGTGAAGATGGCCGATCCGGGCTGGAGCGATATCGCCGCCACCAATGCCATTACCGGATTTTTGCTGAACGGCATGGGCTACAAGGCCAAGGTCGACACCCTCGCGGTACCGATCACCTTTGGCGGGCTCAAGGACGGCCAGGTGGATGTGTTCCTGGGTAACTGGATGCCGGCGCAGCAGGGCTTCTACGACAAGTTCGTGGCCAATGGCGATGTGGTGCAACTGGCGAAGAACCTCGACGGCACCGAGTTCACCCTCGCCGTGCCGGACTACGTGTGGGACGCCGGGGTGCATGACTTTGCCGACCTGAACAAGTTTGCCGACAAGTTCGACAAGAAGATCTACGGCATCGGTTCGGGTGCGCCGGCGAATATCTCGCTGCAGGAAATCATCAAGAAGAACGACTTTGACCTGGGCCAGTGGAAGCTGATTGAGTCCAGCGAACAGGCGATGCTGGCGGAAGTGTCGCGAGCGGTGAAGAAGCAGAAGTTCGTGACCTTCCTCGGCTGGACGCCGCACCCGATGAACGTGCAGCTGAAGATGCATTACCTCAAGGGCGGGGAAAAGTACTTTGGTGACACCGGCAGCGTGTATACGTTGACCCGCAAGGGCTATGCGCAGGCGTGCCCGAATGTGGGCAAATTGCTGACCAACCTGAGCTTCACCCAGGAGATGGAGAACGCCATCATGGCTGAGGTGGTGAACAAGAAGGTCAGTAATGCCGAGGCGGCGAAGGCGTGGATCAAGGCGAATCCGACGGTGCTGGACAAGTGGCTGGACGGGGTTAAAACCGTCGATGGGCAAGATGCGCTGGCCGCTGTAAAAGCCAAGCTCTAACGGCTGACGCCGCACCCTGTGGGAGCCGGGCTTGCCCGCGATGGCATCACCGCGGTGTCCCTGTAGGACCGAGGCGCCTGCATCGCGGGCAAGCCCGGCTCCCACAGTCAGCGGACTCCCACAGTCCGGCGTTTGTCCTGATACCCTGATTCAAACCTATCAATCCGAGCCCCAAATGCCCTGGCCCAACCGCCATACACTCTTCCCCTTCCTCAACTGGCTCCCGCGCCAAACCCGCGCCAGCGTCGGGCGAGACGCGATCGTCGGCCTGAGCGGTGCAGTCCTGGCATTACCGCAATCCATTGCCTACGCGCTGATCGCCGGGCTCCCACCGGAATACGGCCTGTACGCTGCAATCATCCCCGTACTGATCGCCTGCTTGTGGGGCTCCTCATGGCACCTGATCTGCGGCCCCACGGCGGCGATTTCCATCGTGCTCTACGCCAGCGTCAGCCCACTGGCCGTGCCCGGCTCCCAGGACTACATCACGCTGATCCTGTTGCTGACCTTCCTGGCCGGCGTCTTCCAATGGCTGCTGGGCATGCTGCGCTTCGGCGCCCTGGTGAATTTCGTCTCGCATTCGGTGGTACTCGGCTTCACCCTTGGCGCTGCGGTAGTGATCGCCCTGGGCCAACTGCCCAACTTGCTGGGGCTGGACCTTCCGAGCCAGGCCACGGCGATCAACAGCCTGCTGGCGCTGATCAACCATGCCGGGGAGTGGAATCATCCTTCACTGGTGCTCGGGCTCGGAACCTTGCTGGCAGGAATACTGCTCAAGCTCTGGGTACCGCGCTGGCCCACGCTGTTGATCGCATTAGCCCTGGGCAGTCTCGTGCCGTGGCTGTGGCCGGCGATGTTCGGGCAGGTGGCGCTGGTCAGTTCATTTGTTGGCAAGCTGCCGCCGTTCAGCCCGCTGTCGATGGACCTGGACATGGTCCTGCGACTGCTGCCAAGCGCAGTGGCCGTGGGCATGCTGGGGCTGGTGACCAGCCTGTCGATTGCGCGCTCGTTGTCGGCTCGCTCTCAGCAATTGCTCGATGCGAATCAGGAAGTGCGCGCCCAGGGTTTATCCAACATCGTTGGCGGATTTTTCTCCGGGTACTTGTCGGCGGGTTCCTTCACACGGTCGGGCCTGAGTTACGAGGCAGGCGCCTGTTCGCCGCTGGCGGGGGTGTTTTCCGCGCTGTGGGTGGCGCTGTTTGCGTTGTTCGGCGCAGCGTTGATCGCGCATATTCCGATCCCGAGCATGGCCGCGAGCATCCTGCTGATTTGCTGGGGGTTGGTGGACCATCGTGGTATTCGGGCGTTGTTCCGGGTCAGCCGTGCGGAGTTCGTGGTGATGAGCCTGACCTGCATCGCCACGCTGTTGCTGGAGCTGCAAACGGCGATTTACGCCGGGGTGCTGGCGTCGCTGTTTTTCTACCTCAAGCGCACCTCGCAGCCGCGGGTCCAGCAATGGCGCGACGGTGAGGACGATGTGCTGCGAGTCGGCGGGTCGATCTTTTTCGGCGCCAGCCATTACCTGCAAGTGCGGCTGCAAAGCCTCCACGGCCAGCGCGTGGTGATCGAGGCGCAGCAGATCAACTTTATCGACTATTCCGGGGTGGAGATGCTGCACCAGGAGGCGCGCCGATTGAATGGACTGGGGCGCAGCCTGGTATTGCGCAAGGCCCGGCCGCAGGTGGTGGAGGAGCTGAAGAAGCTGGAAGGGGCCGACCAATGCCCCATCCATTTCGAAGACTGAACGCGGTTGAAAATGTGGGAGCGGGCTTGCTTCAGGCCAGTTGCCTGCGCAGCTCAGCTAATACCGGCGCGGAGTCCGGGCGCACCCCGCGCCACAGGAAGAACGCTTCCGCGGCCTGCTCCACCAGCATCCCCAGGCCATCCATCGCCACCGCGGCGCCCTGCTCACTGGCCCAGCGGCAGAACGCCGTAGGCTCTTTGCCGTACATCATGTCGTAGCAAAAAGTCTTTCCGGATTCGATCAGGCTGCCTGCAATCGGCGGTACATCGCCTGACAGGCTGGCGGACGTGGCGTTGATGATCAGGTCCACCGGCTCACGCAGCCAGTCGAAACCGCTGGCAGACACCGGGCCGAGGTCGTCGAACAGCTCGGCCAGCAATTCGGCCTTTTCCACGGTGCGGTTGGCGATAATCAGCGACGCCGGTTGCTCGGCCAGCAACGGCTCCAGGGCGCCGCGCACGGCGCCACCGGCCCCTAGCAGCAGGATGCGTTTACCTTGCAGGCTGAACCCGGCATTCACCGTCAAATCCCGCACCAGGCCGGCGCCGTCGGTGTTGTCTCCCAACAGGCTGCCGTCAGCGAGCTTGCTCAAGGTATTCACCGCGCCGGCGCGCTGGGCGCGCTCGGTCAGGGTGTTGGCCAGGCGATAAGCCTCTTCCTTGAACGGCACGGTGACGTTGGCGCCACGGCCTTGCTGGAAAAACTCACGGGCGCAGCCGGTGAAATCCTCCAGCGGCGCGAGCAAGTTGCTGTAGTCCAGTTGCTCACCGGTTTGTTCGGCGAACAGGCGATGAATCAGCGGCGACTTGCTGTGGCCAATGGGGTTGCCGAAGACGACATAACGATCCATCAGACTGCCGCCTTGGGCAGCACGCCCAGCCAGTCGCGGTCTTGCAGGAAGTAGTCGGTGAGGCGCGCTTCTTCGCTGTCGGGTACGGCTTTCCAGTCATAGCTCCAGCGCACTTGCGGTGGCAGCGACATCAGGATCGATTCGGTGCGCCCGCCCGATTGCAGGCCGAACAGCGTGCCACGGTCGTAGACCAGGTTGAACTCGACGTAGCGGCCACGGCGGAATTCCTGGAATTCGCGCTGCTGCTCGGTATAGGCCATGGCTTTGCGGCGCTGGACGATCGGCAGGTAGGCGTCGATGTAGGCATCGCCGATGGCACGCATGAAGGCGAAGCTGGTGTCGAAGTCCCACTCGTTCAAGTCATCGAAGAACAAACCGCCGATGCCGCGCGGTTCGTTGCGGTGCTTGATGTGGAAGTAGGTGTCGCACCAGGCCTTGTAGCGCGAATACACATCGGGGCCAAACGGCGCACAGGCCTGTTCGGCCACGCGGTGCCAGTGGATGCAGTCTTCTTCGTTGCCGTAGTAGGGCGTCAGGTCGAAGCCGCCACCGAACCACCACACCGGCTCTTCGCCGTCTTTTTCGGCGATGAAAAACCGCACGTTGGCGTGGGAAGTCGGCACATGCGGGTTGTGCGGGTGAATCACCAGCGACACGCCGAGGGCTTCAAAACCGCGACCGGCCAATTCCGGGCGATGCGCACTGGCGGACGGTGGGAGGCCGCTGCCAAACACGTGGGAAAAGTTAACGCCGCCTTTCTCGATCACCGAGCCGTTTTCGATCACACGGGTGCGACCGCCGCCGCCGGCAGGCCGGGTCCAGGCGTCTTCGATAAAGCGAGTGTCCGTCTCGAAGGTTTCCAGGGCGCTGCAAATGCGGTCTTGCAGGTCAAGCAGGTAGGCTTTGACAGCCTCGGTGCGGGTAGTCATGACATCACCTTGAATCGGGCAAAGCTACGCGAGGCCATTGGGCGTCGGCGGCAAATGGGCGCACAGGATACCACTGCACCCGCTACTGCCGCAGTTGACGAAGATCAAGCTTAGGAGTCCGATAGAAAAGTGCCCTGTCCCACCAATGCTGTTCCTTTTGGGCGGCGTCTGTTGCCGTCATACTGCGTTGCCGCTCCTCCCCATAGCACGCTATGAGTCGTCGCGGCGCCTTGCCTGACGACAACAGCCACTCGCCCAAAAGGAACGCATTGGCGAGACAGGGCACTATCGCGAAATTGACTTAAGGAGAGTGCAGATGGCCAAACGTATCCAGTTCCGTGCCCATGGCGGCCCCGAAGTGCTTGAGTATGTGGACTACACCCCGGCCGAACCCGGCCCGCAGCAGGTTCGCGTGCAGAACAAGGCCATTGGCCTGAACTTCATCGACACGTATTTCCGCAGCGGCCTGTATGCACCACCGGCCTTGCCGTCGGGCCTTGGCGCGGAAGGTGCCGGCGTGGTTGATGCGGTGGGCAGCGAAGTCACTCAATTCAAGGTCGGCGATCGCGTGGCCTACGGCAGCGGCCCATTGGGTGCCTACAGCGAATTGCATGTGCTGCCGGCTGCCAACCTGGTGCACCTGCCGGACGATATCAGCTTCGAACAGGCCGCCGGCGCGATGCTCAAGGGCCTGACCGTGCAGTACCTGCTGCGCCAGACCTATGAGTTGAAAGGTGGTGAAACCATTCTGTTCCATGCCGCTGCCGGTGGCGTCGGTTCGCTGGCATGCCAATGGGCCAAGGCGTTGGGCGTGAAGTTGATCGGTACCGTCAGTTCGCCGGAAAAAGCGGCGCTGGCCAAATCCCTCGGCGCCTGGGAAACCATCGACTACAGCAAGGAAAACGTCGCACAACGCGTATTGGAACTGACTGACGGCAAGAAATGCCCGGTGGTGTACGACGGCGTAGGCAAAGACACCTGGCTCACCTCGCTGGACAGCGTGGCGCCACGCGGGCTGGTGGTGAGTTTTGGGAATGCGTCAGGTGCTGTGGATGGGGTCAACCTGGGGATTCTGGCGGCCAAGGGCTCGCTGTATGTCACCCGGCCGACTTTGGCGACCTATGCCAACAACCCGGAAAACCTGCAGGCGATGGCGGATGATCTGTTTTCGATGATCATCAGTGGGAAGCTGCAGATTGATATCAATCAGCGGTTTTCGCTGGGGGATGCGGCGAAGGCGCAGGCAGAGTTGTCGGCGCGGCGCACGACTGGGTCGACCATTCTGTTGCCTTAGGGCTTTAGGTCTCTGGGGCCTGTAAGGGCCTCATCGCGGGCAAGCCCGGCTCCCACTGGAGTCTGCGGTGAACATAAATTTTGTGTTCGCTGAAGATCCGTGTGGGAGCCGGGCCTGCCCGCGATGGCCTCGACTCGGCCTTAAGACGGCCGCACAACCTCGCCCGTCGCCAGATCCCGAATCAGACTCGGGTTCTTGCGCCCCCCCAGATTCCCGCCCAACACCAGATCCACCTGCCCACGGAAATACTGCTCCACACGAATCCGCGTGCGCGCCGCCGGGCGGCCCTGTGGGTTGGCCGAGGTGGAAATCAATGGCCCGACCAGCGAGCACAGATCCCGCACTTGCGGATGATCAGTAACCCGCAACGCCACCGTGTCATGCACGCCGGTAATCCACTCGGGCAACAAGTCCTGATGGGGCACCAGCCACGTATTCGGGCCAGGCCAGGTACTGGCCATGCGGTCCATCCACTCATCGGGAAAGTCTTCGAAGAGAAAATCGAACTGACGGATATTGTCGGCAATCAGGATCAGCCCCTTATCCACAGACCGGCCTTTGATCGCCAGCAAACGATCCACGGCCTCTTCGTTCCAAGGGTCACAGCCCAAGCCCCAGACCGCCTCAGTTGGATAGGCAATCACTGCGCCTGCGCGAATTTCTCGTGCGGCTTCTCGCACACGCCACCTGTTGACCATTGCTCACTCTCCGGACTAAAGCTCTGCGCAGTTTACCGATCTTCGTTACAAAACCTAGCCGCGCGCAAGCCAGCGTCCGCTTTCGCAGATCACCCGGCCCTCCAGTTCCAGCTCCGTGAGGCTGGCCAGCACCTCGGACAAGGCCCGTCCGCTGGCAATCGCCAAGGCTTCACTGGTGTGGGGCGCGGCGTGCAACAGCGCCACCAGCGGGTGAGTGACCGCGATCGGCGCCGGGCGGGATAACGCCTGCCAGCCGCGCAGGTTCTCGAGAATGTGTTCGATGGTTTCCACCAGCACGGCGCCATCGCGAATCAGCTGATGGCAACCTTTGGCGCCAGGGTGATGGATGGAGCCCGGGATGGCGTATACCTCGCGCCCTTGCTCCGCCGCCAACCGCGCAGTGATCAGCGAACCGCTGGCCATGCTGGCCTCCACCACCAGCACGCCCAGGGACAGGCCACTGATAATGCGATTGCGCCGTGGAAAATTGCCGGCCTGGGGCGGGGCGTCCAACGGAAACTCGGAAACCACGGCGCTGCCTTGGGCAATCATCGCCTCGGCCAGGCGACGGTGGCGCTGTGGATAAAAGTTTTCGAGCCCGGTGCCCAACACACCGATTGTATGTCCACCAACATCCAAAGCCGCCTGATGAGCCGCGCCGTCGATACCCAGGGCAAGACCACTGGTGATGACAAAACCGGCACTCGCCAGGCTGCGGGAAAACGCGGCGGCGGTGTCCATTCCTGGCCGGGAGGCACGGCGGCTGCCGACCATCGCCAGCTGCGGTTTTTCCAGAATCGCCGGGTTGCCGGCGACGAATAACAGCGGGGGCGCGTCATCCAGTTCGGCGAGCAACGCGGGGTAGTCAGGTTGGTCCCACATCAGCAAATGCTGGGCCGGACGATCCAGCCAGGCCAGTGCCGCGCTGGCGCCATCGCGTACTTCTTCGCTGCGACGGGCATCGGCGCTGATCATCTTGAGGCCCAGGGAGCGCCAGGCACTGGCCGGTGCACTGATGGCTTTTGACGCAGAACCAAACGCCTCGATGAGTTTTTGAAAGCCCTTGGGACCCAGTTCCGGCAGCCTGTGCAAGCGTAGTCGAGCTTCCAGTTCTGCCGGGGAAATTTCACGGTTATTCGTCGGTAACATTTGATCGTCCTTGATCGGAACAAGCTGTGGATAACTCTGTTGGTAACTTATTTAGCCACCTAATTATTGCCTTCGTTCAGGCACCTCGAAACGGTCCATTACGGCCAGGGACCGCGACGCGTTGAGGACCAAGGCATAACTGAGCTTTTCGTAAGTGCGAAACACCAACAGCGTTCCGGCAGGTTCGTCGGGAATCTTCACC
Proteins encoded:
- the dgoD gene encoding galactonate dehydratase, with protein sequence MKITKLTTFIVPPRWCFLKVETDQGVTGWGEPVVEGRAHTVAAAVEELSDYLIGKDPRNIEDIWTVLYRGGFYRGGAIHMSALAGIDQALWDIKGKALGVSVSDLLGGQVRDKIRVYSWIGGDRPADTARAAKEAVARGFTAVKMNGTEELQFLDSFEKVDQALANVAAVRDAVGPNVGIGVDFHGRVHKPMAKVLMKELDPYKLMFIEEPVLSENYEALKELAPLTSTPIALGERLFSRWDFKRVLSEGYVDIIQPDASHAGGITETRKIANMAEAYDVALALHCPLGPIALAACLQLDAVCYNAFIQEQSLGIHYNESNDLLDYVRDPGVFDYDQGFVKIPNGPGLGIEINEEYVIERAAIGHRWRNPIWRHADGSFAEW
- a CDS encoding 2-dehydro-3-deoxy-6-phosphogalactonate aldolase; amino-acid sequence: MLKQALTHNGLIAILRGLRPDEALAIGEVLYKAGFRVIEVPLNSPDPYTSIRILRDSLPADCLIGAGTVLTPEQVHQVKAAGGQVIVMPHSDAKVLRAAKAAGLYLSPGVATPTEAFAALAEGADVLKLFPAEQMGPAVVKAWLAVLPAGTVLLPVGGITPDNMQVFFDAGVKGFGLGSGLFKPGMSVDQVASNAQAYVTAWNALG
- a CDS encoding 2-dehydro-3-deoxygalactonokinase, producing the protein MQAQLIALDWGTSSLRAYKLGPAGVVIERRALASGIMHLPTEPRDIAGVRSSNGFELAFDAACGDWLDAQPGLPVIACGMVGSAQGWSEAAYRDTPADVSTLGQALQGVRSLRGALVHIVPGVIQRGALPNVMRGEETQVLGVLQSLPATNGRDVLIGLPGSHSKWVDVVEGCITHFDTFMTGELFAVLSQHSILGRTQRPSEQFQAAAFDRGVQVAQSADGQAGLLSTLFSARTLGLTGELAPDEQPDYLSGLLIGHELMGLRTRQPARQRDIVLVGATQLCTRYQRALQLCGFPHVTLAQEATERGLWQLAMAAGLLPAT
- a CDS encoding DOPA 4,5-dioxygenase family protein — encoded protein: MQRIKGYHAHIYFDANTIDQARKLCEDAAQMFPLRMGRVHERPVGPHPDWSCQLAFDPEYIGVVLPWLALNRNGLVVFLHPTTGDDLKDHTEHAIWMGAMRTLDLSIF
- a CDS encoding choline sulfate utilization transcriptional regulator, which codes for MYESLGHLSLDLLRAFEAAARQRSFTAAAMELGTTQPAISQQIKRLEEQLKVRLFDRIYRGIELTDAGALLFEQVQAGLQSINQGLSAIAEQDQHEVLQVATDFAFAAYWLMPRLHRFHEANPQVDVSLVTSERNHATLRSDIDVAVLFGDGRFKQGDSHWLFNEEVFPVCSPQLIQGRDAPLPVQSLLEFPLLHLRQQNNNQWFDWGGVFRELGITTAPTPGQLRFDNYTLLIQAAIAGQGVAIGWRHLVDNLLEQKWLCRPIGDTVISRFGYYVVLPQRKRRSQLIERFVDWLMAEQASSAQSLTGLALPSIAV
- the betC gene encoding choline-sulfatase, whose product is MKRKNILFIMADQMAAPMLPFYGPSPIKLPNLSRLAAEGVVFDAAYCNSPLCAPSRFTLVSGQLPSKIGAYDNAADFPADVPTYAHYLRRLGYRTALSGKMHFCGPDQLHGYEERLTSDIYPADYGWAVNWDEPEVRPTWYHNMASVLQAGPCVRTNQLDFDEEVVFKAQQYLFDHIREDGDQPFCLTVSMTHPHDPYTIPKPFWDLYDDNDIPLPTTPPQADLDPHSQRLLKVYDLWDKPLPVNKIRDARRAYFGACSYIDSNVGKLLQTLEDTGLADDTIIIFSGDHGDMLGERGLWYKMHWFEMAARVPLLISAPGQFAAGRVTAAVSTADLLPTLVELAGGKLDPRLPLDGRSLVSHLQGQGGHDEVFGEYMAEGTISPLMMIRRGAYKFIYSEDDPCLLFDVPNDPHEREDLSQSPEHRPLFEAFLSEARAKWDIPAIHQQVLASQRRRRLVFEALTQGKLKSWDHQPLVDASQQYMRNHIDLDDLERKARFPQPCQNQ
- the choX gene encoding choline ABC transporter substrate-binding protein — encoded protein: MQKLSTVVSVALLALSSAGAYADTSCDTVKMADPGWSDIAATNAITGFLLNGMGYKAKVDTLAVPITFGGLKDGQVDVFLGNWMPAQQGFYDKFVANGDVVQLAKNLDGTEFTLAVPDYVWDAGVHDFADLNKFADKFDKKIYGIGSGAPANISLQEIIKKNDFDLGQWKLIESSEQAMLAEVSRAVKKQKFVTFLGWTPHPMNVQLKMHYLKGGEKYFGDTGSVYTLTRKGYAQACPNVGKLLTNLSFTQEMENAIMAEVVNKKVSNAEAAKAWIKANPTVLDKWLDGVKTVDGQDALAAVKAKL